From the genome of Miscanthus floridulus cultivar M001 chromosome 10, ASM1932011v1, whole genome shotgun sequence, one region includes:
- the LOC136487355 gene encoding 2-oxoglutarate-dependent dioxygenase 11-like has protein sequence MAADESWRVPSIVQELAAIVQEPPSRYLIPEQDRRHDQLAGAEMPDPVPTIDLQRLLASDDSADEEATELRSALLSWGFFLVTNHGIATSVMDALMSASRDFFRKPLEEKQVYSNLIEGKQWQLEGYGNDPVTTQDQILDWCDRLHLMVEPEDERNLDRWPGHPESFRGLLHEYTLGCQRVKDGILRAMARLLELDDDDGILGQFGDKGSTHARFSYYPACPRPDLVLGVSPHNDVCVLTLLLADEHVGGLQFQRDGTWYCVPPVHGRALLVNVGVSLEIMSNGIFKGPLHRVVTNSEKERMSLAMFYTTDFEKEIEPIAELLDDKRPARYKKIKFKDLVAAHHEYFSKRERVIESLKI, from the exons ATGGCGGCGGATGAGTCATGGAGGGTGCCTAGCATAGTGCAGGAGCTGGCGGCCATCGTGCAAGAGCCGCCGAGTCGGTACCTGATCCCCGAGCAGGACAGGCGCCATGACCAGCTAGCTGGTGCGGAGATGCCGGATCCCGTCCCGACCATCGATCTCCAGAGGCTGTTGGCGTCCGACGACTCTGCCGACGAGGAGGCTACCGAGCTGCGCTCGGCGCTGCTGAGCTGGGGCTTCTTCTTG GTTACTAACCATGGGATCGCGACCTCTGTGATGGACGCTCTGATGTCTGCATCACGCGACTTCTTCCGCAAGCCGCTCGAAGAGAAGCAGGTCTACAGCAACCTGATCGAAGGGAAACAGTGGCAGTTAGAAGGGTACGGGAATGACCCGGTGACAACCCAGGATCAGATCCTGGACTGGTGCGACCGGCTCCATCTCATGGTTGAGCCGGAGGACGAGAGGAACCTCGATCGCTGGCCCGGACACCCGGAGTCTTTCAG GGGTCTTCTGCACGAGTACACGCTGGGCTGCCAGCGAGTCAAGGACGGGATCCTCCGGGCGATGGCCAGGCTCCTGgagctcgacgacgacgacggcatcCTCGGCCAGTTCGGCGACAAGGGCTCCACGCACGCCAGATTCAGCTACTACCCTGCCTGCCCGAGGCCCGACCTCGTCCTCGGCGTCAGCCCTCACAACGACGTCTGCGTCCTGACGCTGCTCCTCGCGGACGAACACGTCGGCGGGCTGCAGTTCCAGAGGGACGGGACCTGGTACTGCGTCCCGCCCGTGCATGGCCGGGCCTTGCTGGTCAACGTCGGCGTCTCGCTGGAG ATAATGTCGAACGGGATCTTCAAGGGCCCGCTGCACAGGGTGGTGACCAACTCTGAGAAGGAGAGGATGTCTTTGGCCATGTTCTATACTACGGATTTTGAGAAAGAGATCGAGCCGATCGCTGAACTGTTAGATGACAAGCGGCCAGCACGGTATAAGAAGATCAAGTTCAAGGATTTGGTGGCTGCTCACCATGAGTACTTCTCCAAaagggagagagtcatcgagtcACTAAAGATCTAG
- the LOC136487356 gene encoding uncharacterized protein, translating into MTTATALEGVTHRTLEVNGIKIHVAEAGDGSAGGTVLFLHGFLELWHSWHYPLRSLSSRGYRCLAPDLRGYGDSSAPPSPSSYTIFHLVGDVVGVLDALSLARVFVVGQGWGALLAWHLATVRPDRVRALVNMSSAFMPRNPSVRPLQAFRRLFGDGYYLLRLQEPGAMEAEFARMDTRFIFRKLLTTRETGAISLSPEWWGPQDQDIPLPPWLTEEFVHVLSAKFDETGFAGAMNSFRCLDLNWELTAPWTGAKVTVPTKYIAGEDAMSYNRVKEYIHKGGLKRDVPGLEEVAVIAGAGHYVHLEKAEEVTEHIYEFIKKF; encoded by the exons atgacgacggcgacggcgttgGAGGGCGTAACCCACCGGACGCTGGAGGTGAACGGCATCAAGATCCACGTGGCCGAGGCCGGCGACGGCTCCGCGGGCGGCACGGTGCTCTTCCTGCACGGCTTCCTGGAGCTCTGGCACTCGTGGCACTACCCGCTGCGGTCCCTCTCGTCGCGGGGCTACCGCTGCCTGGCCCCGGACCTCCGAGGCTACGGCGACTCGTCGGCGCCGCCGTCCCCGTCCTCCTACACCATCTTCCACCTCGTGGGCGACGTGGTGGGCGTCCTCGACGCGCTCTCCCTGGCTCGGGTGTTCGTGGTCGGCCAGGGCTGGGGCGCGCTCCTGGCGTGGCACCTCGCCACGGTCCGCCCCGACCGGGTCCGCGCACTCGTCAACATGAGCAGCGCCTTCATGCCGCGCAACCCCAGCGTGCGCCCGCTCCAGGCGTTCCGGCGGCTCTTCGGCGACGGCTACTACCTGCTGCGGCTGCAGGAGCCCGGAGCCATGGAGGCGGAGTTCGCGCGGATGGACACCAGGTTCATCTTCAGGAAGCTCCTCACCACCCGCGAGACGGGCGCCATCTCACTGTCGCCGGAGTGGTGGGGGCCGCAGGACCAGGACATCCCACTGCCGCCGTGGCTCACGGAGGAGTTCGTCCACGTCCTCTCCGCCAAGTTCGACGAGACAGGGTTCGCCGGCGCCATGAACTCCTTCCGCTGCCTCGACCT CAACTGGGAGCTGACGGCGCCATGGACTGGGGCTAAGGTGACCGTACCGACCAAGTACATCGCTGGGGAGGACGCCATGTCGTACAACCGGGTGAAGGAGTACATACACAAGGGCGGGCTCAAGCGCGACGTGCCGGGACTGGAGGAGGTGGCGGTGATCGCCGGCGCTGGGCACTACGTCCACCTCGAGAAGGCGGAGGAGGTGACGGAGCACATCTACGAATTCATCAAAAAGTTCTGA